One Candidatus Nitrososphaera evergladensis SR1 genomic window carries:
- a CDS encoding DDE-type integrase/transposase/recombinase has product MKEQGAKNAEIASVQKVSVRRVQQLYSRYRKNGELPVLGRAGRPTKPITEDEVRLVREAYSQYRANAWYLSKYIYKTYNVRINHNRIHRIMVSEGMSSEEARKKQRRKWIRYEREHSNSLWHTDWHEIKDPRWKGKQLIVYEDDASRFVTGYGVFDNVSSQHSVDVLDAAIKKYGRPASVISDNGSPFTTNVEPLDSDKPASFEHYLMKNNKIRHIRARVRHPQSNGKLEKFFDIFERKLKFFNSIEEFMEWYNNVRPHGALNLDEMETPLKAYYARMAPRDVLVDPELLWRDGPW; this is encoded by the coding sequence ATGAAAGAACAGGGAGCAAAGAATGCGGAAATTGCGTCGGTACAGAAGGTGTCTGTCAGGCGTGTGCAGCAGCTCTACTCCAGGTACAGGAAGAATGGCGAGTTACCCGTACTTGGTAGAGCCGGAAGGCCCACAAAACCCATAACAGAAGACGAGGTACGCCTTGTAAGAGAGGCATACTCGCAGTACAGGGCCAACGCATGGTACCTTTCAAAATACATCTACAAAACCTATAACGTCAGGATAAACCATAACCGTATCCACAGGATAATGGTCAGCGAGGGCATGTCTTCTGAAGAGGCCAGAAAGAAGCAGAGGAGGAAGTGGATAAGGTACGAGCGGGAACACTCCAACTCCTTGTGGCACACAGACTGGCATGAGATCAAGGACCCGAGGTGGAAGGGAAAGCAGCTTATCGTCTATGAAGACGACGCGTCGCGGTTTGTTACAGGGTACGGCGTGTTTGACAACGTGTCTTCACAGCATTCTGTAGACGTGCTTGATGCTGCCATCAAAAAGTACGGCAGGCCGGCTTCCGTAATATCTGACAACGGCTCTCCTTTTACAACAAACGTCGAACCACTTGACAGCGACAAACCGGCGTCCTTTGAGCACTACCTGATGAAGAACAACAAGATAAGACACATACGGGCCAGGGTCCGGCACCCGCAGTCAAACGGCAAGCTGGAAAAGTTCTTTGACATATTCGAGAGGAAGCTGAAGTTCTTCAACTCCATAGAGGAATTCATGGAATGGTACAACAACGTCAGGCCGCATGGCGCACTGAACCTCGATGAGATGGAGACACCGCTAAAGGCATATTATGCGAGGATGGCTCCAAGGGACGTGTTGGTAGACCCAGAGCTGCTGTGGAGGGACGGACCGTGGTAG
- a CDS encoding respiratory chain complex I subunit 1 family protein, with amino-acid sequence MAEALTIAVGIAQTSAIVALAPLLTGVMRKVKARTQKRVGASVLQPYYDLAKLMKKDEVVSDQSSWVFRSAPWVVMVAMITAALFVPAFLPFSPFGTVGDILVVLGLFGLARFFTMLVGLDVASTFGGLGASREMMISSLTEPALFLTIFVVSLSLGGTNLSSLVGAAAQYAGFAEAPSMLFALIAFFIVLLAETGRLPFDNPATHLELTMVHEAMVLEYSGKSLAMVQWSQSIKQLLLFALLVNLFIPAGIPASLDSGWSVAAGAAGFVAKVVLLAMLVAYVETRAAKWRLFRVPDLLAMAIASSMIGVIFFYL; translated from the coding sequence ATGGCTGAGGCCCTGACGATAGCAGTAGGAATAGCACAGACAAGTGCAATAGTTGCCCTTGCCCCGCTCCTGACAGGCGTCATGAGAAAGGTAAAGGCAAGGACGCAAAAGAGGGTGGGGGCAAGCGTCCTCCAGCCGTACTACGACCTTGCAAAGCTGATGAAAAAGGACGAAGTCGTCTCGGACCAGAGCTCCTGGGTATTCCGCTCTGCTCCGTGGGTCGTGATGGTAGCAATGATTACGGCCGCGCTATTCGTGCCTGCATTCTTGCCGTTCAGCCCATTTGGCACTGTCGGAGACATACTGGTGGTGTTGGGGCTGTTCGGCCTCGCGCGCTTTTTCACGATGCTTGTAGGACTTGACGTCGCAAGCACGTTCGGCGGCCTCGGAGCAAGCAGAGAGATGATGATATCTTCACTGACCGAGCCAGCGCTATTTCTGACGATATTTGTCGTGTCGCTCTCGCTCGGCGGGACGAACCTCTCAAGCCTGGTTGGGGCAGCGGCGCAATACGCCGGCTTTGCAGAAGCCCCGAGCATGCTATTTGCCCTGATAGCCTTTTTCATTGTTCTGCTGGCCGAGACGGGAAGGCTGCCGTTCGACAACCCTGCGACGCACCTTGAGCTCACGATGGTTCATGAGGCTATGGTGCTAGAATACTCGGGAAAGAGCCTTGCGATGGTCCAGTGGTCGCAGTCGATAAAGCAACTGCTCCTATTTGCCCTTCTGGTAAACCTGTTTATTCCCGCCGGCATCCCTGCGAGCCTGGACTCGGGCTGGTCGGTCGCCGCGGGCGCCGCCGGATTTGTGGCAAAGGTTGTGCTCCTTGCAATGCTCGTGGCATACGTGGAGACGCGAGCCGCCAAGTGGAGGCTCTTTCGGGTGCCGGACCTGCTCGCAATGGCTATAGCAAGCTCGATGATAGGAGTGATCTTTTTCTATTTATGA
- a CDS encoding HAD hydrolase family protein codes for MTKRVCAIISDYNGTLYPASNSKSKDAIPKELEIILSEIADHIPVCILSRNDYESLGGRVPFANIVSCILGIETIVFDRTKTKKGCKVKTRHLLLERDILHRRGYALNQLARDVGIKFPGIETVRRFTYDGLLASITFDWRNHKEYRRNYWIITQYVKEKVSTMPRDCSSSPFLQTYDSYPFLDVHAAQCDKGFGFDRIIAEMDDYSKGPILYLGDSENDNPAFRKADISIGVSSSKKSPKLDCQYLIEYNHLSRFLRRLQDNDFEFHKELLTGSSFRVDSV; via the coding sequence ATGACTAAACGAGTCTGTGCGATAATCTCTGATTATAATGGTACATTGTATCCAGCCAGCAACTCTAAAAGTAAGGATGCAATACCAAAAGAACTAGAGATTATCCTGTCAGAAATAGCCGATCATATTCCCGTTTGTATCCTGTCAAGAAACGACTATGAGTCTCTTGGTGGCAGAGTGCCATTTGCTAATATAGTTTCATGCATTCTAGGAATCGAAACGATTGTCTTTGATAGAACAAAGACCAAAAAAGGATGCAAAGTCAAGACGCGTCACTTGCTACTCGAAAGAGATATCTTGCATAGACGTGGCTATGCGTTGAACCAGCTAGCACGTGATGTAGGAATAAAATTTCCCGGCATCGAGACCGTTCGACGATTTACATATGATGGGCTGTTAGCCAGCATAACTTTTGATTGGAGGAATCACAAGGAATACAGGAGGAATTATTGGATAATCACGCAATATGTAAAGGAGAAAGTATCGACTATGCCCAGAGATTGTTCATCCAGCCCGTTCTTGCAAACGTATGATTCTTATCCTTTCCTTGACGTTCACGCTGCACAATGCGACAAGGGATTTGGATTTGATCGGATAATAGCTGAGATGGATGATTATAGTAAAGGGCCTATATTGTATCTTGGTGATTCTGAGAATGACAATCCTGCTTTTAGAAAGGCAGACATTTCAATTGGAGTTTCATCTAGCAAGAAAAGTCCAAAACTAGATTGCCAATACCTTATCGAATATAATCATTTGTCTCGATTTCTTCGCAGACTACAAGATAACGATTTTGAATTCCACAAGGAGCTTCTTACTGGTAGTAGCTTCCGCGTGGACTCGGTATGA
- a CDS encoding NADH-quinone oxidoreductase subunit K, protein MEIPPIDILTISSAGLLIATFGVVVRRGFADWLSAYRYQTVVLAAVTAVIAYFTGVWEIYVAAALTLVIKAIIIPKVLLRVTKKIKDEFKIETNPYVSLRLSVLISALLVALSYALTQQMFPASSLDRVTMMYLPVSISLFFIGLFVMVSRRMALNQVVGLLIIENGLFLFTTALTHGVSLIIEIGIFVDILIGIIISAILIFRISRTFDTLDIGSLEKLRDD, encoded by the coding sequence GTGGAAATTCCACCGATTGACATATTGACAATTTCGTCAGCAGGACTCCTCATAGCGACGTTCGGGGTAGTCGTCAGAAGGGGCTTTGCGGATTGGCTCAGCGCCTACCGCTACCAGACGGTGGTCCTGGCCGCGGTGACTGCGGTGATAGCGTACTTTACCGGCGTGTGGGAGATTTACGTGGCAGCCGCGCTGACGCTCGTAATAAAGGCGATAATAATCCCAAAGGTGCTCCTGCGAGTCACCAAGAAAATCAAAGACGAGTTCAAGATAGAGACAAACCCGTACGTGAGCCTCAGGCTGTCAGTCTTGATATCGGCTCTACTGGTCGCGCTCTCGTACGCGCTGACCCAGCAGATGTTCCCTGCGTCGAGCCTTGACAGGGTGACCATGATGTACCTGCCGGTGTCAATCTCCCTCTTTTTCATCGGCCTGTTCGTCATGGTGAGCAGGAGGATGGCGCTCAACCAGGTGGTCGGGCTTTTGATAATCGAAAACGGGCTTTTCCTGTTCACAACCGCATTAACACACGGAGTTTCGCTGATTATAGAGATAGGAATTTTCGTGGACATTCTGATAGGGATCATCATCTCTGCAATTCTCATCTTCCGGATTAGTCGGACGTTTGACACCTTGGACATAGGCAGCCTCGAGAAGCTGAGGGATGACTGA
- a CDS encoding PLP-dependent cysteine synthase family protein — MTTTDSNIDHKIGNTPLAELSSFSTNSIKFYAKLEFCNPFGSVKDRAAYWMIKDAEKRGILKKAKSAIIEPTSGNTGIALAGIARVLGYKVELVVPEKASEETKAILRKLGATLHETSDDLCPRVGAGTDQSIALAKAIAKPRPDIYYMPNQYENEANFLAHYESTGPEIWNQTRGKVTHFIAGCGTGGTITGTATYLKEQNKDVKIIAVQAQKNHLLQGLRNFEESAMPDLFKRRVGVVDEWITATNKESFDTVEMLSRKEKLLVGPSSGSVMSSMIKVAERLEKGVLVGIFADDGRKFKSLYLQQGVFTEGEYVKALENSKSLSGIEIISPH, encoded by the coding sequence ATGACAACCACAGATTCCAACATAGACCATAAAATTGGTAACACGCCCCTGGCAGAATTGTCTTCTTTTTCCACCAATAGTATCAAATTCTATGCAAAATTAGAATTTTGCAATCCGTTCGGTTCGGTCAAAGACAGGGCAGCGTACTGGATGATAAAAGATGCTGAGAAAAGAGGTATCCTGAAGAAAGCCAAAAGCGCAATTATTGAACCCACTTCCGGAAATACAGGTATCGCCTTGGCAGGAATAGCCCGCGTACTTGGATATAAAGTCGAGCTGGTCGTGCCCGAGAAGGCAAGCGAGGAAACAAAAGCGATACTTCGAAAACTTGGGGCCACGTTACACGAGACATCGGATGACCTTTGTCCGCGTGTTGGAGCAGGTACCGATCAAAGCATTGCCCTTGCAAAAGCGATTGCAAAACCCCGGCCAGATATTTACTACATGCCAAATCAATACGAGAACGAAGCCAACTTTCTTGCTCATTATGAAAGTACTGGTCCGGAGATATGGAATCAGACTCGCGGCAAAGTCACCCACTTCATCGCGGGATGCGGTACTGGCGGAACGATTACTGGAACTGCGACCTATCTAAAAGAGCAAAATAAGGATGTCAAAATAATCGCCGTGCAGGCACAGAAGAATCATCTGCTACAGGGTCTTAGGAATTTTGAAGAGTCGGCAATGCCAGATCTTTTCAAGCGCCGCGTTGGAGTTGTTGACGAATGGATTACCGCCACCAACAAGGAATCTTTTGATACAGTGGAAATGCTTTCGAGAAAAGAAAAACTCTTGGTAGGCCCTTCATCAGGCTCCGTCATGTCGTCGATGATCAAGGTAGCTGAAAGGTTGGAAAAGGGGGTTCTGGTAGGCATATTTGCAGATGACGGGAGGAAATTCAAAAGTCTATATCTGCAGCAAGGCGTGTTTACCGAGGGCGAGTATGTCAAGGCGTTAGAAAATTCCAAGAGCCTTTCCGGGATTGAAATCATATCTCCGCACTAA
- a CDS encoding transposase, with protein sequence MACKHKRKDGYWQYYHLAHTLERDMLVKNIASLVMENPPLRPEKKKSGKGKKPVHSWEKLVCICILMVVFGSTYRDMQNMVPSLNLPWKNNEPYPDHTWIARTFKKIPIKYLDDILVRSAYLCLKESGWKKGILGSDSTGVETDRYEKEVRPVRKKRKFEVVRVKRYLKWHVTAVLDHLVILTVRTTSKKTHDSPVLRTMLNKLKKYGVDLAGSIFNADRGYDAEDNCKSVFGMDMLPNIKQKINARNKGERMKYRRKASKLFNVSVYHYRGLIEGIFGAEETEHHQLYCRFRLKNNQKRFGIIKAIGWNMEVLNRMQCANKLGIKVGQYAISN encoded by the coding sequence ATGGCGTGCAAGCACAAGAGGAAGGACGGGTACTGGCAGTACTACCATCTGGCGCATACCTTGGAACGCGATATGCTTGTCAAGAATATAGCCTCTCTGGTAATGGAAAATCCTCCTCTCCGTCCAGAGAAGAAAAAGAGCGGGAAGGGCAAAAAGCCTGTACATTCTTGGGAGAAGCTCGTCTGCATTTGCATCCTGATGGTCGTATTCGGTTCGACGTACCGGGACATGCAGAACATGGTACCATCGCTCAACCTGCCCTGGAAGAATAATGAGCCCTACCCTGACCATACATGGATAGCCCGTACATTCAAAAAGATACCCATCAAGTATCTTGACGATATTCTGGTAAGGTCTGCTTACCTGTGTCTGAAAGAATCCGGCTGGAAGAAAGGGATTCTGGGCTCAGACAGTACCGGCGTGGAGACAGACAGGTACGAGAAAGAGGTCCGGCCTGTCAGGAAAAAGAGGAAGTTTGAGGTGGTGAGGGTAAAGCGGTACCTGAAGTGGCACGTAACAGCCGTACTTGACCACCTGGTAATACTGACTGTAAGGACAACCAGCAAGAAGACGCATGATTCACCGGTACTTCGGACGATGCTGAACAAGCTGAAAAAGTACGGAGTAGACCTTGCAGGCTCGATATTCAACGCTGACAGAGGCTATGACGCGGAGGATAACTGCAAATCTGTGTTTGGCATGGACATGCTTCCAAACATCAAGCAGAAGATAAACGCCAGAAACAAAGGGGAACGCATGAAGTACCGGAGAAAGGCTTCCAAGTTGTTCAATGTGTCAGTGTACCACTACAGGGGGTTGATAGAGGGAATATTCGGCGCCGAAGAAACCGAGCATCATCAGCTTTATTGCAGGTTCCGGTTAAAGAACAACCAGAAGAGGTTCGGGATAATCAAGGCCATCGGGTGGAACATGGAAGTGCTAAACCGGATGCAATGTGCAAACAAGCTTGGAATCAAGGTGGGACAGTATGCGATATCGAATTAG
- a CDS encoding transcription initiation factor IIB: protein MVMRVSMLCSVCNNGVPVTDPELGEVVCSSCGRVLSDKTLDSRPKWYSFDAEKNNGAGTGSPISLTQHDMGLATMISRANRDSSGRRLDASTHATMQRLRRWDFRTKTNPSRVMAFDGLSGLKAKLGLSDSIVEKTAYIYRKALEKQLMKGRSTSSVLVAAAYIACREAGVSRTLKDISEITYVKRKEISRSYRALVRELDIKVPLADPKRWIGTIANKARVSEKTKRMALTTMDSVVEKGASAGKNPTGIAATVLYMCCLRNKEGATLKSIAEVAGVTEVTIRNNLNYLRLRGVRVAEI from the coding sequence ATGGTAATGCGAGTGTCAATGCTGTGTTCGGTGTGCAACAACGGTGTTCCTGTTACTGACCCTGAATTGGGGGAGGTAGTGTGCAGTAGCTGTGGACGCGTATTATCCGATAAGACACTGGACAGCCGTCCAAAATGGTACTCTTTTGATGCTGAAAAGAATAACGGTGCGGGAACAGGATCTCCAATATCTCTTACCCAACACGATATGGGACTGGCCACAATGATAAGCAGGGCCAACAGGGATTCTAGCGGACGCAGGTTGGATGCATCCACGCATGCAACAATGCAGAGGCTTAGAAGGTGGGATTTTAGAACAAAAACTAACCCGAGCCGTGTTATGGCTTTTGACGGGCTTAGCGGATTAAAGGCCAAACTTGGTCTATCAGATTCAATTGTTGAAAAGACAGCATATATCTACAGAAAAGCTCTAGAAAAGCAACTGATGAAGGGGAGATCGACATCTTCTGTCCTAGTTGCGGCTGCGTACATTGCATGCAGAGAAGCGGGAGTTTCAAGAACTCTCAAAGACATATCCGAAATCACCTACGTCAAGAGGAAAGAGATTTCGAGAAGTTATAGGGCACTTGTCCGCGAGCTTGACATCAAAGTACCTCTGGCCGATCCGAAGAGGTGGATTGGAACGATTGCAAATAAAGCAAGAGTCAGCGAGAAAACCAAACGAATGGCGTTGACCACTATGGACTCTGTTGTCGAAAAAGGGGCATCGGCAGGAAAGAATCCTACGGGGATTGCAGCAACAGTTCTTTACATGTGTTGCCTAAGAAACAAAGAAGGTGCGACCCTGAAAAGTATTGCAGAAGTGGCAGGAGTAACAGAGGTAACTATCCGAAACAACCTCAATTATTTGAGGCTCAGAGGTGTCAGAGTTGCTGAAATTTGA
- the pckA gene encoding phosphoenolpyruvate carboxykinase (ATP), with protein MPSTDRTYMNLSVPCLLEHALRLKEGRFASNGAFCVETGRFTGRSPEDRYIVLDDVTRDTVNWNHINRPISPDKFEQIFFGMGSYMSHKDLFVFDGFVGANPENGRLGVRVITDRAWQCLFASQLFIKPSKEELESFKPDFLLLSMNDFKAMPLVDGTRSETFIVLNLSRHIVLIGSTSYAGEIKKAMFSAMNYFLPEEGVLPMHCAANVDNSGQVALFFGLSGTGKTTLSADPGRSLIGDDEHGWSETGVFNFEGGCYAKCINLKEENEPQIWNAIKFGSIMENVVIKDDTREPDYSDARLTENTRVAYPLDHIPGSVKPSIGGHPDVIIFLTADAFGVMPPISKLSIEGAMYHFLSGYTSKLAGTERGITEPKETFSECFGAPFMPRHPLVYARLLGEKIKKHGSRVYLVNTGWIGGPYGIGKRIELKYTRAMVTAALDGTLDSIQGQKDEIFNLDVPLSCPGVPPEVLDQKRMWKEKLEYEKQAKKLASMFIKNFEKFGDVAKRLSVAGPQIR; from the coding sequence ATTCCCTCAACTGACCGCACTTACATGAACCTTTCAGTACCGTGTCTTCTTGAGCATGCGCTGCGCCTGAAAGAGGGGAGGTTTGCTTCCAATGGCGCCTTCTGCGTCGAAACGGGAAGATTCACAGGGCGATCGCCTGAAGACAGATACATAGTTCTTGATGACGTCACGCGTGATACTGTAAACTGGAACCATATTAATCGCCCCATCTCGCCAGACAAATTCGAACAAATATTCTTTGGGATGGGATCCTACATGTCGCATAAGGATCTCTTTGTATTCGATGGGTTTGTTGGGGCCAACCCCGAAAACGGGAGGCTTGGTGTACGCGTCATAACAGACCGGGCTTGGCAGTGCCTCTTCGCAAGTCAGCTTTTTATCAAACCCTCAAAAGAGGAATTGGAATCCTTCAAGCCAGATTTTCTCCTATTGTCGATGAACGATTTTAAGGCGATGCCTCTTGTGGATGGCACGAGATCCGAGACTTTTATTGTCTTGAATTTAAGCAGACACATAGTGTTAATTGGATCCACTTCATACGCTGGAGAAATAAAAAAAGCCATGTTCTCCGCTATGAACTATTTTCTGCCCGAAGAAGGCGTTCTCCCGATGCATTGTGCGGCCAATGTCGATAATTCCGGCCAAGTAGCACTTTTCTTCGGGCTATCAGGTACTGGCAAGACCACACTTTCTGCGGATCCAGGGAGGAGTCTAATAGGCGATGACGAGCATGGCTGGTCCGAAACAGGCGTATTCAATTTTGAAGGAGGGTGTTATGCGAAGTGCATCAACCTCAAAGAAGAAAACGAACCCCAGATATGGAATGCGATCAAGTTTGGCTCGATCATGGAGAACGTTGTCATAAAAGATGACACCCGCGAGCCGGATTACTCCGATGCAAGGCTCACTGAAAATACACGGGTAGCCTATCCGCTCGATCATATACCCGGCTCCGTAAAACCGAGCATAGGCGGTCATCCAGACGTTATCATATTTCTCACCGCAGATGCTTTTGGAGTAATGCCGCCTATATCCAAACTCTCGATAGAAGGTGCCATGTACCACTTTTTGTCAGGATATACAAGCAAACTGGCCGGAACAGAGAGAGGAATAACGGAGCCAAAGGAGACATTTTCGGAATGCTTTGGCGCGCCTTTTATGCCCCGTCATCCACTAGTGTACGCACGTCTTCTTGGTGAGAAAATCAAGAAGCACGGGTCCCGAGTTTACTTGGTTAATACTGGATGGATCGGTGGCCCGTACGGGATAGGCAAGAGAATAGAATTGAAATACACTAGGGCGATGGTGACAGCGGCCCTAGATGGAACGCTTGATAGTATTCAAGGGCAGAAAGATGAGATTTTCAATCTTGATGTACCGTTGTCGTGCCCCGGTGTACCTCCAGAAGTTCTGGATCAGAAAAGGATGTGGAAAGAAAAGCTTGAATATGAAAAGCAGGCTAAGAAACTCGCGTCTATGTTCATAAAGAACTTTGAAAAGTTCGGAGATGTTGCGAAGAGACTCTCAGTGGCGGGACCACAGATCAGATAG
- the hyfB gene encoding hydrogenase 4 subunit B — translation MSETALIIDGGYLILFQAAALSFVLGALLPLAFRKDKNASVASFAPAALGSVLTIALAASLAISGATLEVPLPFAAAAPEIEFQFYIDGMSAFFMLIIGLVTLAVSIYSIGYSSEYYGKRSIKALGLLFNLFVLSMILVTASDNVFSFLVFWEAMSLASFFLVIYEHENESNIKSGMTYIVMTYLGTAFILGAFLALYFQTGSLSFDSFRSSEPPMPAYIRDIVFVLALVGFGTKAGLVPLHLWLPQAHPSAPSNVSALMSAVMIKMAIYGLVRVTLDFTSPSSPDSAWWGMLMVVAGSASALIGVLYAAIEKDIKRALAFSSIENIGIVILGLGLSVIFLSFDLKALAAVALLASTYHSLNHAAFKSLLFMGAGSVLFGTHTKNMEKLGGLAKKMPWTAFFFLIGAISISALPPLNGFVSEWLTMQALLSSYQVPNVILQISISFASIAFALTAGIALATFVKMFGISFLSRPRSEAAVHAKEVPKTMIAGMGVAAAMCIAFGIMPFLAAGMIASSFGLDPQFSDAMSPFSSLSVLYSAGGIESISSMSMPAVAIMMGSVAAAVVGFAVVAGSRKTARRIYSTWDCGFGELNERMEYTAASLSQPIRTVFRILYKPRMAVTKENYSDSNPYIKKSMRVESETKDVFEDRLYSPVVGATIAFFDKIRMIQTGKVNAYLLYVMVTLALLLLLARLIS, via the coding sequence GTGTCAGAAACAGCATTAATCATTGATGGAGGCTACTTGATTCTCTTTCAAGCGGCCGCTCTCTCGTTTGTTTTAGGCGCGCTCTTGCCGCTTGCCTTTAGGAAAGACAAGAATGCCAGCGTCGCTTCGTTTGCGCCTGCTGCTCTGGGCTCGGTCCTGACGATTGCACTTGCAGCGTCGCTTGCAATATCGGGTGCAACACTTGAAGTGCCCCTGCCCTTTGCCGCTGCTGCGCCTGAGATAGAATTCCAGTTTTACATCGACGGCATGTCCGCGTTTTTCATGCTGATAATAGGTCTTGTGACACTTGCAGTGTCGATATACTCGATAGGCTACAGCAGCGAGTACTATGGAAAGCGCAGCATAAAGGCTCTTGGGCTTCTCTTCAACCTCTTCGTGCTTTCCATGATACTTGTCACGGCATCAGACAACGTGTTCTCATTCTTGGTTTTCTGGGAGGCCATGTCGCTTGCCTCGTTCTTTCTGGTTATCTACGAGCACGAAAACGAGAGCAACATCAAGTCGGGCATGACATATATTGTGATGACTTATCTGGGTACGGCGTTTATTCTAGGGGCGTTTCTTGCGCTGTACTTCCAGACGGGGAGCCTGTCCTTCGACTCGTTCCGGAGCTCCGAGCCGCCCATGCCCGCGTACATCAGGGACATCGTCTTTGTCCTTGCGCTTGTCGGGTTTGGCACAAAGGCAGGTCTCGTGCCTTTGCATCTCTGGCTCCCGCAGGCGCACCCTTCAGCCCCAAGCAACGTGTCTGCGCTCATGTCAGCCGTCATGATAAAGATGGCAATCTATGGCCTTGTGCGAGTCACGCTGGATTTCACGTCGCCAAGCTCGCCCGACTCTGCATGGTGGGGCATGCTCATGGTGGTCGCCGGTTCCGCGTCAGCGCTCATCGGCGTTTTATATGCCGCGATTGAAAAGGACATCAAACGCGCGCTCGCGTTTAGCAGCATAGAGAACATAGGCATAGTCATCCTCGGCCTAGGCCTCTCTGTCATTTTCCTTTCTTTCGACCTGAAGGCGCTAGCAGCGGTCGCGCTTCTTGCAAGCACGTACCATTCGCTCAACCACGCCGCCTTCAAGAGCCTGCTTTTCATGGGCGCCGGCTCTGTTCTCTTTGGCACTCACACGAAAAACATGGAAAAGCTGGGCGGGCTTGCAAAAAAGATGCCGTGGACTGCATTTTTCTTCCTCATAGGCGCCATTTCAATCTCTGCCCTGCCGCCGCTCAACGGATTTGTGAGCGAGTGGCTTACGATGCAGGCGCTGCTCTCCTCCTACCAGGTGCCAAACGTCATACTACAGATATCCATCAGCTTTGCTAGCATCGCGTTTGCGCTCACGGCGGGGATAGCGCTTGCAACATTTGTCAAGATGTTTGGCATCTCTTTTCTCTCAAGGCCCCGCTCGGAGGCAGCCGTGCATGCAAAGGAGGTCCCGAAGACCATGATTGCAGGGATGGGCGTGGCCGCGGCCATGTGCATCGCCTTTGGCATCATGCCATTCCTGGCCGCGGGCATGATTGCTTCGTCGTTTGGGTTGGATCCGCAATTTAGCGATGCCATGTCGCCCTTCAGCTCGCTATCGGTGCTTTACAGTGCCGGCGGCATAGAATCCATAAGCAGCATGTCGATGCCTGCAGTGGCAATTATGATGGGCTCAGTTGCTGCAGCAGTCGTGGGCTTTGCAGTAGTTGCAGGTTCGAGAAAGACTGCGAGGAGAATTTACAGCACGTGGGACTGCGGATTTGGCGAGCTTAATGAGCGGATGGAATACACCGCGGCTTCGCTCTCACAGCCTATCCGCACCGTGTTCCGTATCCTCTACAAACCGCGCATGGCAGTAACCAAGGAAAATTACTCTGACTCTAACCCGTACATCAAAAAATCCATGCGCGTCGAGTCTGAAACCAAGGACGTATTCGAGGACCGGCTTTATTCGCCCGTGGTCGGCGCGACTATAGCTTTTTTTGACAAGATACGTATGATACAGACGGGCAAGGTCAACGCGTACCTTCTTTACGTCATGGTAACGCTTGCACTGTTGCTGCTTCTGGCGAGGTTGATATCCTGA
- a CDS encoding cupredoxin domain-containing protein, with protein sequence MRWVNKDTAAVAIRSNDVLDSSFYNVTHGKNFLMPNGTLTFTFSTPGKFDYHAEPRPWFHGTIMVLPQR encoded by the coding sequence GTGCGGTGGGTCAACAAAGACACCGCGGCAGTCGCAATAAGGTCAAACGATGTACTAGACTCTAGCTTTTACAACGTAACGCATGGCAAGAATTTCTTGATGCCAAATGGGACCCTTACGTTTACCTTTAGCACGCCGGGCAAATTTGATTATCATGCAGAGCCCAGACCTTGGTTCCACGGTACAATAATGGTCTTGCCCCAACGCTGA